One genomic window of Acidimicrobiales bacterium includes the following:
- a CDS encoding helix-turn-helix transcriptional regulator: MREVFGHNLRRLRQRKGMNQQQLSDRVRQLGGSLDRTAIARVESVGRADSRKVTIDDLVLLATALDTTPMHLLIPFGHDETLDVTREVQVTGAVARRWFRGWEPLPGQDAEAYFDQVPRQDRFFQTDPHFGALADAIERESLGLLNNDPDGWREAVDFENQLGHTIHGRLMGLDREESE, from the coding sequence GTGCGCGAAGTGTTCGGCCACAACCTCCGACGACTGCGTCAGCGCAAGGGGATGAACCAGCAGCAACTCTCGGATCGCGTGCGTCAACTCGGCGGAAGCCTCGATCGGACCGCAATCGCTCGCGTTGAGTCCGTGGGCCGTGCTGACAGCCGCAAGGTCACGATCGACGATCTCGTGCTGCTCGCCACTGCCCTTGACACGACACCGATGCACCTGCTCATCCCGTTTGGCCACGATGAGACGCTCGACGTGACGCGTGAAGTCCAGGTGACCGGCGCAGTCGCGCGCCGATGGTTCCGCGGCTGGGAGCCGCTCCCGGGACAGGATGCCGAGGCGTATTTCGACCAGGTGCCGCGCCAAGACAGGTTCTTTCAGACCGATCCGCACTTTGGCGCTCTCGCCGACGCGATCGAGCGGGAGTCTCTCGGATTGCTCAACAACGACCCCGACGGATGGCGAGAAGCGGTCGACTTCGAGAATCAGCTTGGACACACGATCCACGGACGACTCATGGGCCTCGACCGCGAGGAGTCAGAATGA
- a CDS encoding helix-turn-helix domain-containing protein — MTAPDLDLTAAANSDHRLLTVEQAATYLAVSRARTYELLASGALESVKIGRSRRVPLVALHEYVERLRNGDERHTPEAS; from the coding sequence ATGACCGCTCCCGATCTCGACCTCACCGCGGCGGCCAACTCCGACCACCGCCTTCTCACCGTCGAGCAGGCCGCAACCTACCTTGCCGTCTCCCGGGCGCGGACCTACGAGCTACTCGCCTCAGGCGCGCTGGAGTCCGTCAAGATCGGCCGTTCCCGGAGGGTCCCACTCGTCGCGCTCCACGAGTACGTCGAGCGGCTCCGCAACGGCGATGAGCGTCACACCCCCGAGGCATCCTGA
- a CDS encoding site-specific integrase translates to MGNRRGHGDGSIYQRSDGRWVGEVHLGWEDEKRRRKFVYARTRREAADKMREVQRLVAAGLPVSSDRLTVGDWLSTWLTLHLSKDLSPNTVEQYRSIVEKHLTPAFGRTRLKALTPADVEAMLRRKAESGLSSSTCMRIRSVLQMALHRAQVEGHVHRNVAELARRPRVTHEERKSLTTDEAKRLLSAVQGTSMEAPLTVMLLHGLRPGEAMGLTWDDIDFDDRVLRVRRSLKREPAGLRLGGVKTAKSERPLAMPGPVVKALRRRRVQQAEELLRAGVGSPPDNLVFTTTAGTPVDPSNLRRALARATKAAKLGHWKPYELRHSCTSLLSAAGVPLEQIADILGHRGIRMAAEVYRHRVDPVIDSGVEAMEALFGDGAS, encoded by the coding sequence ATGGGCAACCGACGAGGCCACGGTGACGGTTCAATCTACCAGCGCAGCGACGGCCGGTGGGTCGGCGAGGTTCACCTCGGCTGGGAGGACGAGAAGCGGCGACGCAAATTCGTCTACGCACGTACCCGACGCGAGGCTGCCGACAAGATGCGTGAGGTCCAACGGCTGGTCGCCGCCGGGCTGCCGGTCTCGTCTGATCGGTTGACCGTCGGTGATTGGCTGAGCACGTGGCTAACCCTGCACCTGTCGAAGGACCTCTCCCCCAACACGGTCGAGCAGTATCGGTCGATCGTCGAGAAGCACCTGACGCCCGCCTTCGGCCGAACCCGCCTCAAGGCGCTGACTCCGGCGGACGTGGAGGCGATGCTCCGCCGCAAGGCCGAGAGCGGCCTCAGCAGCAGCACCTGCATGCGGATCAGGAGCGTCCTCCAGATGGCGCTGCACCGGGCGCAGGTCGAGGGTCACGTTCACCGCAACGTCGCAGAACTTGCCCGCCGCCCGAGGGTGACCCATGAGGAGCGCAAGAGCCTGACCACCGACGAGGCCAAGCGGTTGTTGTCCGCTGTGCAGGGCACCTCGATGGAGGCGCCGCTGACGGTCATGCTCCTGCATGGCCTGCGGCCAGGCGAGGCGATGGGCCTGACGTGGGACGACATCGACTTCGACGACCGCGTCCTTCGGGTGAGGCGGTCACTCAAGCGTGAGCCAGCGGGCCTTCGCCTCGGAGGCGTCAAGACCGCCAAGTCCGAGCGTCCGCTGGCGATGCCGGGTCCGGTGGTCAAGGCCCTGCGACGACGGAGGGTCCAGCAGGCCGAGGAACTCCTCCGGGCCGGTGTCGGTTCACCTCCGGACAACCTGGTGTTCACCACCACCGCGGGAACGCCGGTCGACCCGAGCAACCTGCGGCGTGCCCTCGCCAGGGCCACGAAGGCAGCGAAGCTCGGCCACTGGAAGCCCTATGAGCTTCGCCACTCCTGCACGTCGCTCCTGTCCGCAGCAGGAGTGCCCCTGGAGCAGATCGCCGACATCCTCGGCCACCGGGGCATCCGCATGGCCGCCGAGGTCTATCGGCACCGGGTCGACCCCGTGATCGACAGCGGCGTCGAGGCCATGGAAGCGCTCTTCGGTGACGGCGCTTCGTGA